The proteins below are encoded in one region of Chrysemys picta bellii isolate R12L10 chromosome 4, ASM1138683v2, whole genome shotgun sequence:
- the LOC135982796 gene encoding olfactory receptor 5AR1-like, producing MLKGNHTTVTEFILLGFTDNQHLRVMLFLVFLLIYLLILVGNLGMVTLIRIESRLHTTMYFFLSNLALLDVGYSTVIAPQTLMAFAVESKAITFTGCALQFYFFCIAVSCECCLLGVMAYDRFTAICSPLLYTVIMSKRFCVLLVLGSYLASWVNATVQTLFIFRLSFCGSNIINHFFCDVPPILKLACSDTHITDIVHFTFSTVIITSNLLTIVISYVYIVVAILRINSTEGRRKAFSTCTSHLTTVTIFYGTVIFMYLRPSSKYSMDQDKIISVFYTLLIPMLNPLIYSLRNKEVKEAFRRMIGRFFSQ from the coding sequence ATGTTGAAGGGGAATCACACCACTGTGACGGAGTTCATCTTGTTGGGATTCACGGACAACCAGCACCTGAGAGTCATGCTCTTTCTGGTGTTTCTGTTGATCTACCTGCTCATCCTGGTGGGGAATCTCGGGATGGTCACTTTAATCAGGATTGAGTCCCGGCTTCACAccaccatgtactttttcctcagtaacCTGGCCCTCTTAGATGTCGGCTACTCCACCGTCATCGCTCCCCAGACACTgatggcctttgcagtggagagCAAAGCAATTACATTCACTGGGTGCGCTCTGCAGTTCTACTTCTTCTGCATTGCTGTGTCCTGTGAGTGCTGCCTGTTGGGGGTGATGGCGTATGATCGcttcacagccatctgcagccCATTGCTGTACACCGTCATCATGTCCAAGCGGTTCTgcgtgctgctggtgctggggtcgtACCTAGCCAGCTGGGTAAATGCAACAGTTCAGACTCTATTTATATTCCGTTTGTCCTTCTGTGGATCaaacatcatcaatcatttcttctgtgatgtgcccCCCATCCTGAAACTGGCCTGCTCTGACACCCACATCACAGACATTGTTCACTTCACCTTTTCTACTGTAATTATAACATCTAATCTCTTGACCATTGTCATCTCCTATGTGTACATTGTGGTTGCTATTCTAAGGATCAACTCCACGgagggcaggcgcaaagccttctccacctgcacctcccacctgacGACCGTCACCATCTTCTACGGAACGGTCATTTTTATGTATTTGCGGCCCAGTTCAAAGTACTCCATGGACCAGGACAAAATCATCTCTGTGTTTTATACCCTGTTGATCCCCATGCttaaccccctgatctacagcctgaggaacaaggaggtgaaagagGCTTTTAGGAGGATGATAGGAAGGTTTTTTTCTCAGTGA
- the LOC101933321 gene encoding up-regulator of cell proliferation-like, producing MQKYRCRKLKLRDVLEITQESVKNWTPQTTDDLLWHFLRKLMALNGTARSTKLEHRAPGDQTLIMDKEELGIHADFFFLSDTDTSDSLNPLDVLCAVLLSSDSFLQQEILTKMSMCQFALPLLLPALNTPKCTLMLWAVRDIVRKWRPHSLAESRGFREESLVLTAMPTISFVRMGSCSFSKSKLLNEVLSPSQQHHDFFIHRDMESGNVPREITDGLVEISWYFPAGMGNSDLFPEPVAVTNLRGDIESHWLQFSFLTEISSAVFILTESISEREYVLLSSLQGSATTYYFIFNNPAATSKETLAFLNKLAPGLKLNNSHVLQKGRATNQAAYVKALQSAIATIMKSSPKRVSIEAMAETARQLGIQVDEDNKKCQSAHKYAKEITVHIKDVAKYKRENLRLQGETWKNLAEVEKELCQMRNQGNTPLEKYKSQLKEKLLELRVQQNKHDLTDGLITFITGLARLPPEEKHYFLKWMKFDLDHIAQENISKLRDQYKEKCKNSKDDPQKLAELDKLISASSLGVEHFLRELGQLYEAEHAMVKEGKLAESQRQFVHLPGIAADLMLEGFPMELIDGDASNIPLQWVTDVLSQLHAKLRGRSKMLVLTVLGVQSTGKSTLLNTMFGLQFAVSSGRCTRGAFMSLIKVAENFQQELGCDFILVIDTEGFKAPELAKLEDSYQHDNELATLVIGLSDITIINMAMENATDMKHVLQTVVHAFLRMEEIGQKPNCQFVHQNVSDVSAHEQNMRDRKHLLEQLNEMTKAAARMEKKGRELTFSDIMDYDLEKHNWYIPALWHGVPPMAPVNMGYSEKVYELKKYLFEFLKGCSQNRSPKDIPQFLEWVRSLWNAVKHENFIFSFRNSLVAEAYNQLSVNYAEWELGFRKMMHLWVSEKETFIQNQPPDKLDTSVLTKLKNEAQDKLRQEAKKILDHLKQYFESGAENLHLIEKYKEDFRRSANGLRNELESYSFSKLEEAIEIRKGRHKTDAVLSQYKRRIEEKVDRLLNHCRKSKCKLNNDEQEKEFETMWRETLSELSLIPLQKRIIYKDVEFHLRRDLENRGSAAWQMLKEAKSLSTYRTQNFKMKNEYFDFSVLKCKKISESAVKALQGVKEFFTQERWHKTEALAKFLIAECNSYTEEKVNGKADYDDTYCRELLRMINEQLQQANVQNLHISSCFEVELKLHILGDAARAFQKMHEEFIKENYPLQRLGKLKPQYLSTFKALYLEKDECQDRAWNFCDQCLRPALVDYVNKRLGTEIVDDILSSEQSVEYSTRNFFQFFVLKQLLEENDFNNYVQYTRNYVDFIKTQIQKNVLKHYREKASLGDLEKRIFSPIINKLSDVLKNSKGEKTKTVSAFLDNLCEKLQQDLVIPKDSLEVILFKNTASADQFSAFIEQFIPDLEKRILSTFENLKIQSKLSKLAVKPQDEIFKRVFGCGKQCPFCKVPCDAGTPAHTEHFAAVHRPEGLGAYWWVTTDILSYDICSSSVASNGTFRCTETKWEPHPYKDYRKYFPDWRIQPDPSITASDYWKFVFKEFNHQFAEAFDALPADFPEDWCKITKEQALESLKEAFKLK from the coding sequence ATGCAGAAATACAGATGCAGGAAACTAAagctgagagatgtcctggaaaTCACCCAAGAAAGTGTAAAGAACTGGACTCCCCAGACAACAGACGATTTACTGTGGCATTTCCTGAGGAAGCTCATGGCTCTGAATGGGACAGCAAGAAGCACAAAGCTTGAGCACCGGGCACCTGGTGATCAAACACTCATTATGGACAAAGAGGAGCTGGGTAttcatgcagattttttttttctcagtgacacagacaccagtgaTTCACTAAACCCCCTCGATGTTCTCTGTGCTGTTCTGCTTTCCTCAGACAGTTTTCTGCAGCAGGAGATCCTGACCAAAATGTCCATGTGCCAgtttgccctccctctgctgctccctgccctcaacACCCCCAAATGCACCCTAATGCTGTGGGCCGTGAGGGACATTGTGAGGAAGTGGAGGCCGCACTccctggcagagagcaggggattcagggaggagagcctggtgctcacagcaatgccaaccatttcctttgtgcggatggggagctgcagcttctccaaatccaaactcctcaatgaggttctcagcccctcccagcagcaccacGATTTCTTCATCCATCGGGACATGGAGTCTGGGAATGTCCCTCGGGAAATCACAGATGGGCTGGTTGAGATTTCCTGGTATTTCCCTGCTGGGATGGGAAATTCAGATCTTTTCCCAGAGCCCGTTGCGGTTACAAACCTGCGTGGAGACATTGAGTCCCACTGGCTACAGTTCAGCTTTTtaacagagatctcctcagcagtGTTCATATTAACAGAGAGCATCAGTGAGAGAGAATACGTACTGTTATCATCTCTGCAGGGATCAGCCACTACATATTACTTTATCTTTAATAATCCGGCTGCGACATCCAAGGAAACACTGGCATTCCTGAACAAGTTGGCCCCAGGGCTGAAACTGAACAACTCACATGTGCTGCAGAAAGGACGTGCCACAAATCAGGCGGCATATGTAAAAGCTCTACAGTCTGCAATAGCAACTATAATGAAGTCTTCTCCCAAGAGAGTGAGTATAGAAGCCATGGCTGAGACCGCACGTCAGTTAGGCATCCAGGTAGATGAGGATAATAAGAAATGTCAGAGTGCCCATAAATATGCCAAGGAAATCACTGTACACATAAAAGATGTGGCAAAGTACAAGAGGGAAAATCTGAGACTCCAGGGGGAGACCTGGAAAAACTTGGCTGAAGTGGAAAAGGAGCTGTGCCAAATGAGAAATCAAGGAAACACCCCTCTTGAGAAATACAAGTCTCAACTGAAAGAGAAATTATTAGAGTTACGTGTCCAGCAGAATAAACATGACCTGACTGATGGTTTGATTACATTTATTACTGGACTAGCCCGACTGCCTCCCGAGGAGAAACATTACTTCCTGAAATGGATGAAGTTTGACCTGGATCACATTGCTCAGGAGAATATTTCTAAACTACGGGATCAATATAAAGAGAAATGTAAAAACTCAAAAGATGACCCCCAAAAGTTGGCAGAACTAGACAAATTAATCTCTGCCAGTTCCTTAGGGGTGGAGCATTTCCTGCGTGAGTTGGGACAGTTGTATGAGGCTGAACACGCAATGGTGAAAGAAGGTAAACTGGCAGAAAGCCAAAGACAATTCGTCCATCTCCCAGGCATAGCAGCTGACCTGATGCTGGAAGGGTTTCCCATGGAGCTGATCGATGGAGATGCATCCAACATCCCACTGCAGTGGGTGACAGATGTTCTGAGTCAGCTCCATGCCAAGCTCAGGGGAAGGTCCAAAATGCTGGTTCTAACAGTGCTGGgagtgcagagcactgggaaatccaCCCTCCTCAACACCATGTTCGGCCTGCAGTTTGCAGTGAGCAGTGGCCGATGTACGCGAGGAGCCTTCATGTCACTCATTAAAGTGGCAGAGAActttcagcaggagctgggctgtgattTCATCCTGGTGATAGACACAGAAGGCTTTAAAGCCCCTGAACTGGCCAAGCTGGAGGACAGTTATCAACATGACAATGAGCTGGCCACACTGGTGATTGGACTGAGTGACATAACGATCATTAACATGGCCATGGAGAATGCCACTGACATGAAGCATGTTCTGCAAACTGTGGTCCATGCCTTCCTCAGAATGGAGGAAATAGGGCAAAAACCCAACTGCCAGTTTGTGCATCAGAACGTCAGTGATGTGTCTGCGCATGAACAAAACATGAGGGACAGGAAACACCTCCTGGAGCAGCTGAATGAAATGACCAAAGCTGCAGCAAGGATGGAAAAGAAAGGCCGGGAGCTGACATTTTCTGATATTATGGACtatgatctggaaaaacacaATTGGTACATTCCTGCTCTGTGGCATGGAGTCCCGCCTATGGCTCCAGTGAATATGGGATACAGTGAAAAGGTTTatgaattaaagaaatatttgtttgaatttctGAAAGGCTGTTCACAAAACAGATCTCCCAAGGACATCCCCCAATTTCTCGAATGGGTGAGGAGCCTGTGGAATGCTGTAAAACATGAGAACTTCATTTTCAGCTTTAGAAACAGTCTCGTCGCTGAAGCCTATAACCAGTTGTCTGTAAATTATGCAGAATGGGAATTGGGTTTCCGCAAGATGATGCACCTCTGGGTATCTGAAAAGGAAACTTTCATCCAAAATCAGCCACCAGATAAGCTAGACACAAGTGTTTTAACCAAACTAAAGAATGAGGCACAGGACAAACTGAGACAAGAAGCAAAGAAGATTTTGGatcatttaaaacaatattttgaaagtgGAGCAGAAAATCTGCACCTGATAGAAAAGTACAAAGAGGATTTTAGGAGAAGTGCAAATGGTCTGAGGAATGAACTGGAGAGTTATTCATTCAGCAAGTTGGAAGAAGCGATTGAAATTAGAAAAGGCCGACATAAAACAGACGCTGTCCTGTCACAGTACAAGAgaagaattgaagagaaagtTGACAGGCTTCTGAACCATTGCAGGAAAAGCAAATGCAAACTAAATAATGATGAACAGGAGAAAGAATTTGAAACCATGTGGAGAGAAACATTGTCAGAATTATCACTCATTCCTTTACAGAAACGCATCATATATAAGGATGTGGAGTTCCATTTGAGAAGAGACCTAGAGAATAGGGGGAGTGCAGCATGGCAGATGTTAAAGGAGGCCAAAAGCTTGTCTACTTATAGAacacaaaatttcaaaatgaaaaatgaatactTCGACTTCAGTGTGCTCAAATGTAAGAAAATATCAGAGTCAGCTGTAAAAGCGTTGCAAGGTGTGAAAGAGTTCTTTACACAGGAACGCTGGCATAAAACAGAGGCTCTGGCTAAATTCTTAATAGCTGAGTGCAATAGTTACACTGAAGAAAAGGTAAATGGCAAAGCAGATTATGATGATACTTATTGCAGAGAGTTGTTGCGGATGATTAACGAGCAGCTTCAGCAGGCGAATGTTCAAAACCTTCACATCAGCTCTTGTTTTGAAGTCGAGCTGAAGCTTCACATTTTGGGGGATGCAGCTCGGGCATTTCAGAAGATGCATGAAGAATTCATTAAAGAAAATTACCCTCTGCAACGTCTGGGGAAACTGAAACCTCAGTATCTCTCCACGTTCAAAGCTCTGTACTTAGAGAAGGATGAGTGTCAAGATAGGGCCTGGAATTTCTGTGATCAGTGTCTGAGACCTGCCCTGGTGGACTATGTGAACAAGAGACTTGGGACAGAAATCGTGGATGACATTCTCAGCAGTGAACAGTCTGTTGAGTACAGCACACGGAACTTCTTCCAATTCTTTGTTCTGAAGCAGCTCTTGGAAGAAAATGACTTTAACAATTATGTGCAATACACAAGGAATTATGTAGATTTTATCAAAACCCAGATACAGAAAAACGTGTTAAAACATTACAGAGAGAAGGCAAGTCTGGGAGATTTGGAGAAAAGGATTTTCTCCCCAATAATTAATAAACTCAGTGATGTTCTGAAAAACTCCAAAGGTGAGAAGACTAAGACAGTCTCTGCCTTTTTAGACAACTTGTGTGAAAAGCTGCAGCAGGATCTAGTCATTCCCAAGGACAGTTTAGAAGTGATactgtttaaaaacacagcaAGTGCAGACCAATTTTCAGCTTTTATAGAACAGTTTATTCCTGATCTGGAAAAACGAATTttatccacttttgaaaatctgaaaatTCAGTCAAAACTCTCAAAACTTGCAGTGAAGCCGCAGGATGAGATCTTCAAGCGAGtgtttggctgtgggaagcagtgtccaTTCTGTAAAGTCCCCTGTGACGCAGGAACCCCTGCACATACAGAGCATTTTGCAGCAGTGCATCGACCTGAAGGATTAGGGGCATACTGGTGGGTAACAACAGACATACTTAGCTATGATATATGCTCCTCTTCTGTGGCTTCCAATGGCACATTCAGATGTACAGAGACAAAATGGGAACCTCATCCTTATAAAGATTATCGGAAATATTTTCCAGACTGGCGCATCCAGCCAGATCCCAGCATCACGGCTTCCGATTACTggaagtttgttttcaaggaattCAATCACCAGTTTGCTGAGGCGTTTGATGCTCTCCCTGCCGATTTCCCTGAGGACTGGTGTAAAATAACCAAAGAGCAGGCCCTGGAGAGCCTAAAGGAAGCCTTTAAATTGAAGTAA